In Nocardioides sp. InS609-2, a single genomic region encodes these proteins:
- a CDS encoding TadE family protein has product MTSCGLPGRRDERGAAAVEFALVMPILFLVMFGILQYGLYFNDSLNTRQGVREAARQGVVRNFTAPGCSGTDMEKLRCAAVQQIDALTGAEYVKVVRPATWARAQPLIVCALVKTDGGVGLLPMPNNGWIVSSTQMSIEQDATPLPTGTTTSDSLPAGAPAYPC; this is encoded by the coding sequence GTGACGTCGTGTGGGCTGCCCGGACGACGCGACGAACGTGGCGCCGCGGCGGTGGAGTTCGCACTGGTGATGCCCATCTTGTTCCTCGTGATGTTCGGCATCTTGCAGTACGGGCTGTATTTCAACGACTCGCTGAACACTCGTCAGGGTGTCCGCGAAGCGGCCCGCCAAGGGGTCGTCCGCAACTTCACCGCACCGGGCTGCTCCGGCACCGACATGGAGAAGCTCCGTTGCGCGGCGGTCCAGCAGATCGACGCGCTGACCGGCGCGGAGTACGTCAAGGTCGTCAGGCCGGCCACCTGGGCCCGGGCCCAGCCGCTCATCGTGTGCGCCCTCGTCAAGACCGACGGCGGTGTCGGCCTGCTGCCCATGCCGAACAACGGCTGGATCGTGTCATCGACCCAGATGTCGATCGAGCAGGACGCCACCCCCCTGCCCACCGGAACGACCACCTCTGACTCGCTGCCCGCGGGCGCGCCGGCGTACCCGTGCTGA
- a CDS encoding pilus assembly protein TadG-related protein has product MAIMVGVMATIFFVVVAMVVDLGFARDVRRQSQNASDASSLAAANVLYPASGSCTTSAQPSPPCFRDAVAEAKTYAQANFGVQPAAWATCTDSAHFYVESGNTECISFTDASLGSTVPAQPTRVRVFVPQRNVKTGFGSIAGVTNIPIASSARAILEPGQARSCGLCILGNDVNSLGNGDVTVNGGSVHSNATIDSGPNGHMTARPAPNSISTSGTCPGNCSPAAQTGVPQIVDPYLNVLALPLSRGTLTAKTSPCTQGPGIYPALTLPNSACTLAPGLYFLTGKWDMGNNTLLKGTGVTLYGTCGTTATPQECTTGQAGGGLDGKNGDTQLVAPVAPASLAGFVIIYDRKNIAGLNLQGNGNSFVTGTVYAPSSTLEFPGNSFFTVTNGPVIVGDLYGNGNTGGMNLNSVIGATIPAPPAGVSLEK; this is encoded by the coding sequence GTGGCCATCATGGTCGGCGTCATGGCAACCATCTTCTTCGTCGTGGTTGCCATGGTGGTCGACCTAGGGTTCGCCCGTGACGTACGACGTCAGTCGCAGAACGCCTCCGACGCCTCCTCGTTGGCGGCCGCCAATGTGCTGTATCCCGCGTCGGGCAGCTGCACGACCTCGGCCCAGCCCAGCCCACCGTGCTTCCGTGATGCCGTGGCAGAGGCCAAGACCTACGCCCAGGCCAACTTCGGCGTGCAACCCGCCGCGTGGGCCACCTGCACCGACTCCGCCCACTTCTACGTGGAGTCCGGCAACACCGAGTGCATCTCCTTCACCGATGCCTCCTTGGGCAGCACGGTGCCCGCGCAGCCGACGAGGGTGCGCGTGTTCGTGCCCCAACGCAACGTAAAGACCGGCTTCGGGTCCATAGCGGGGGTCACCAACATCCCCATCGCCTCCTCGGCGCGGGCCATCCTCGAACCCGGACAGGCCCGTTCGTGTGGCCTCTGCATCCTCGGCAACGACGTCAACAGCCTGGGTAACGGCGACGTCACCGTCAACGGGGGGTCGGTGCACTCGAACGCCACCATCGACAGCGGCCCCAATGGGCACATGACGGCCAGACCCGCGCCGAACTCGATCAGCACGAGCGGCACCTGCCCGGGCAACTGTTCCCCTGCGGCGCAGACGGGCGTCCCGCAGATCGTCGACCCCTACCTCAACGTGCTGGCCCTGCCGTTGTCGCGAGGAACGCTCACGGCCAAGACCTCGCCCTGCACCCAGGGTCCCGGCATCTACCCGGCACTGACGTTGCCCAACTCCGCCTGCACCCTCGCACCAGGTCTCTACTTCCTCACCGGCAAGTGGGACATGGGCAACAACACCTTGCTCAAGGGCACCGGTGTCACCCTCTACGGCACGTGTGGCACCACCGCGACTCCTCAGGAGTGCACCACGGGCCAGGCAGGGGGTGGCCTGGACGGCAAGAACGGAGACACCCAGCTCGTGGCCCCGGTCGCGCCGGCATCGCTGGCCGGTTTCGTGATCATCTACGACCGCAAGAACATCGCGGGCCTCAACCTGCAGGGCAACGGAAACTCCTTCGTGACCGGCACCGTGTACGCACCGTCATCGACCCTCGAGTTCCCGGGCAACTCGTTCTTCACGGTCACCAATGGGCCCGTGATCGTGGGCGACCTCTACGGCAACGGCAACACGGGCGGCATGAACCTCAACAGCGTGATCGGGGCCACCATCCCGGCGCCTCCCGCGGGCGTCAGTCTCGAGAAGTAG
- a CDS encoding DUF2469 domain-containing protein has product MSAEDLEKYETEMELTLYREYRDVVSIFKYVVETDRRFYLCNQVDVKARTENGDVFFEVSMSDAWVWDMYRPARFAKNVKVLTFKDVNVEELSQQDIEQPPLA; this is encoded by the coding sequence ATGAGCGCCGAGGATCTCGAGAAGTACGAGACCGAGATGGAGCTCACCCTCTACCGCGAGTACCGCGACGTGGTGTCGATCTTCAAGTACGTCGTCGAGACCGACCGCCGGTTCTACCTGTGCAACCAGGTCGACGTGAAGGCGCGCACCGAGAACGGCGACGTGTTCTTCGAGGTGTCGATGAGCGACGCGTGGGTCTGGGACATGTACCGGCCGGCACGCTTCGCCAAGAACGTGAAGGTGTTGACGTTCAAGGACGTCAACGTCGAGGAGCTCAGTCAGCAGGACATCGAGCAGCCCCCACTGGCGTGA
- a CDS encoding ribonuclease HII — MSDLPRGATVRRDAGLYGYERALRRVGIEPVAGVDEAGRGACAGPLVAGACILPAGKAGIVPGLADSKLLTEKARERAYVQILRRATAWSVVVVESDECDRLGMHVANVEALRRAVALLDVRPAYVLTDGFPVDGFDVPGLAMWKGDRVAACISAASVLAKVTRDRIMCDLDRDWPAYDFKTHKGYITDEHAALLTEHGPSPVHRMRFVNVRRAAGLEPPLPVQNGHDHDQEETP; from the coding sequence GTGAGTGACCTTCCCCGGGGCGCGACCGTGCGACGCGACGCAGGCCTCTACGGCTACGAACGCGCGCTCCGGCGCGTGGGCATCGAGCCCGTGGCCGGTGTCGACGAGGCGGGTCGTGGCGCCTGTGCCGGCCCCCTCGTGGCCGGCGCGTGCATCCTGCCCGCGGGCAAGGCCGGCATCGTGCCCGGCCTGGCCGACTCCAAGCTGCTCACCGAGAAGGCCCGGGAGCGCGCCTACGTCCAGATCCTGCGCCGGGCCACCGCCTGGTCGGTGGTCGTCGTCGAGAGCGACGAGTGCGACCGCCTCGGCATGCACGTCGCCAACGTCGAGGCGCTGCGCCGGGCCGTCGCACTGCTCGACGTCCGCCCCGCCTACGTGCTGACCGACGGATTCCCCGTCGACGGCTTCGACGTGCCCGGGCTGGCCATGTGGAAGGGCGACCGGGTCGCCGCGTGCATCTCCGCCGCGTCGGTGCTCGCGAAGGTCACCCGCGACCGCATCATGTGCGACCTCGACCGCGACTGGCCGGCGTACGACTTCAAGACGCACAAGGGCTACATCACCGACGAGCACGCCGCGTTGCTCACCGAGCACGGTCCGTCGCCGGTGCATCGCATGCGGTTCGTCAACGTACGTCGTGCCGCCGGGCTCGAACCGCCGCTGCCCGTGCAGAATGGGCACGACCACGATCAGGAGGAGACACCATGA
- the lepB gene encoding signal peptidase I codes for MTSDDREPTSTADGEEGSRSSVSTGEPAERRRKQLPLWGETIVLLAVALILAVVIKALFVQAFYIPSESMEPGLVRNDRILVQKVSYWGGNSPQRGDVVVFKDPGGWLSPVDDAGPTSTLTEVMSKIGLYPSGGHLVKRVIGVEGDVVTCCDDQGRISVNGVPLNEKAFLQQDGQACDGPMVTQCGEDWTAGPIPKGHIFVMGDNRGHSADSSEHMCSPTETECVPGEEFVPADLVVGKVFVLLWPRDHFRWVKRPATFADIADSP; via the coding sequence GTGACTTCCGACGACCGCGAGCCCACCTCCACCGCTGATGGCGAGGAGGGCTCGCGGTCTTCTGTTTCCACGGGCGAGCCGGCCGAGCGCCGGCGCAAGCAGCTGCCCCTGTGGGGCGAGACCATCGTGCTGCTAGCGGTGGCGCTGATCCTGGCGGTTGTGATCAAGGCCCTGTTCGTCCAGGCGTTCTACATCCCGTCGGAGTCGATGGAGCCCGGGCTCGTGCGCAACGACCGGATCCTCGTCCAGAAGGTGTCCTACTGGGGCGGCAACAGCCCCCAGCGCGGCGACGTCGTGGTCTTCAAGGACCCGGGTGGCTGGCTCAGCCCGGTCGACGACGCCGGCCCCACGAGCACGCTGACCGAGGTGATGTCCAAGATCGGGCTCTACCCCAGCGGCGGACACCTCGTGAAACGCGTCATCGGCGTCGAGGGCGACGTCGTCACCTGCTGTGACGACCAGGGCCGCATCTCGGTCAACGGCGTGCCCCTCAACGAGAAGGCCTTCCTCCAGCAGGACGGCCAGGCGTGCGACGGTCCGATGGTCACCCAGTGCGGCGAGGACTGGACGGCCGGCCCGATCCCGAAGGGCCACATCTTCGTGATGGGCGACAACCGCGGGCACTCGGCCGACTCGTCGGAACACATGTGCTCGCCCACCGAGACCGAGTGCGTGCCGGGCGAGGAGTTCGTGCCCGCCGACCTGGTCGTCGGCAAGGTGTTCGTGCTGCTGTGGCCGCGCGACCACTTCCGCTGGGTCAAGCGTCCCGCGACCTTCGCGGACATCGCCGACTCACCCTGA
- the rplS gene encoding 50S ribosomal protein L19, with product MTNVIAELGNESKRDDVPAFRAGDTIKVHVKVTEGTRSRVQVFQGVVLKIQGSGIGRTFTVRKVSFGVGVERTFPLNSPIFESIEIVSRGDVRRAKLYYLRNLRGKAAKIKERREA from the coding sequence ATGACCAACGTCATTGCCGAGCTCGGCAACGAGAGCAAGCGCGACGATGTCCCGGCCTTCCGCGCCGGTGACACCATCAAGGTCCACGTGAAGGTCACCGAGGGCACCCGCTCCCGTGTGCAGGTCTTCCAGGGCGTCGTGCTCAAGATCCAGGGTTCCGGCATCGGCCGCACCTTCACCGTCCGGAAGGTCTCCTTCGGCGTCGGCGTCGAGCGCACCTTCCCGCTGAACTCCCCGATCTTCGAGTCCATCGAGATCGTGAGCCGCGGCGACGTGCGCCGCGCGAAGCTCTACTACCTGCGCAACCTGCGCGGCAAGGCCGCCAAGATCAAGGAGCGGCGCGAGGCCTGA
- a CDS encoding GNAT family N-acetyltransferase, whose translation MCCWVQEMHANPGVRIPALHEDLDDVRRSLGEWTWLVLRRAGRLVAAARGRADGETWDVGRLMVAPDLQGQGLGRFMLAEIEAAAPPGVTSYSLFTGASSTDNIRMYKKAGYRLRGDGPPGAVVLTRRR comes from the coding sequence ATGTGCTGCTGGGTCCAGGAGATGCACGCCAACCCCGGCGTCCGCATCCCCGCCCTCCACGAGGACCTCGACGACGTACGCCGGTCGCTGGGGGAGTGGACCTGGCTGGTGCTGCGCCGGGCCGGCCGGCTGGTGGCCGCCGCGCGCGGCCGCGCCGACGGCGAGACCTGGGACGTCGGCCGGCTGATGGTGGCCCCCGACCTCCAGGGCCAGGGCCTGGGCCGGTTCATGCTGGCCGAGATCGAGGCCGCCGCGCCGCCCGGTGTGACGTCGTACTCGCTCTTCACGGGCGCGTCGAGCACCGACAACATCCGGATGTACAAGAAGGCCGGCTACCGCCTGCGCGGCGACGGGCCGCCCGGCGCGGTCGTCTTGACCCGCAGGCGCTGA
- the rimM gene encoding ribosome maturation factor RimM (Essential for efficient processing of 16S rRNA): MDSIEVVVGRIGKPHGLRGEVTVDVRTDEPDRRFAPGTVLRAQPPAGSASKLRSLTVTSSRWHQSVLLVSFDEFDGRNEAEAARGIVLHADLPTDASPEDPDEYYDHQLIGLTAYDEQGAELGMLTAVAHGAAQDLLTIRTPDGRDTLVPFVSALVPEVDIASGRIVVADRPGLVTPFPDDTADADKTTG; this comes from the coding sequence GTGGACAGCATCGAGGTCGTCGTCGGCCGCATCGGCAAGCCGCACGGCCTCCGCGGAGAGGTGACCGTCGACGTACGCACCGACGAGCCCGACCGCCGCTTCGCACCCGGCACGGTGCTCCGCGCCCAGCCGCCGGCGGGCTCCGCGTCGAAGCTGCGCAGTCTGACCGTCACCAGCTCCCGCTGGCACCAGAGCGTGCTGCTGGTCAGCTTCGACGAGTTCGACGGCCGCAACGAGGCCGAGGCCGCGCGCGGCATCGTGCTGCACGCCGACCTGCCCACCGACGCGTCGCCCGAGGACCCCGACGAGTACTACGACCACCAGCTCATCGGGCTCACGGCGTACGACGAGCAGGGCGCCGAGCTCGGCATGCTCACGGCGGTCGCGCACGGCGCCGCCCAGGACCTGCTGACCATCCGCACGCCTGACGGCCGCGACACCCTGGTGCCGTTCGTGTCCGCGCTCGTGCCCGAGGTCGACATCGCCTCTGGCCGCATCGTGGTGGCCGACCGGCCCGGCCTGGTGACACCGTTCCCGGACGACACGGCCGACGCGGACAAGACAACTGGCTGA
- a CDS encoding RNA-binding protein, with amino-acid sequence MLADALEHLVRGVVDNPDDVTVRDKQLKRGSILEVRVHPDDLGKVIGRNGRTATAFRTVISALAGRGGARIDFVDVDRR; translated from the coding sequence ATGCTCGCCGATGCACTCGAGCACCTCGTCCGCGGTGTCGTCGACAACCCTGACGACGTGACCGTGCGCGACAAGCAGCTCAAGCGCGGCTCGATCCTCGAGGTCCGGGTCCACCCCGACGACCTCGGCAAGGTCATCGGACGCAACGGCCGCACGGCCACCGCGTTCCGTACCGTCATCTCGGCCCTCGCGGGCCGCGGCGGTGCGCGCATCGACTTCGTCGATGTCGACCGCCGCTGA
- the rpsP gene encoding 30S ribosomal protein S16: MAVKIRLKRLGKIRVPQYRIVVVDSRKKRDGRVIEEIGKYHPKEEPSYIDVTSERAQYWLGVGAQPSEAVAKILKITGDWQTFKGLPGTEGTLKVKEPKRDKLEIFNEALKDVANEPKSGATTKKAAKKTEAKADDAKTEDAKTEVKVDEKPAVAPEETKVEETPAAVPASETPEGAAAEAEAAETVTADDAGKSEA, from the coding sequence GTGGCCGTCAAGATTCGTTTGAAGCGCCTGGGCAAGATCCGGGTGCCGCAGTACCGCATCGTCGTCGTCGACTCGCGCAAGAAGCGCGATGGTCGCGTCATCGAGGAGATCGGCAAGTACCACCCCAAGGAGGAGCCGTCCTACATCGACGTGACCTCCGAGCGGGCGCAGTACTGGCTCGGTGTCGGCGCGCAGCCGTCCGAGGCCGTCGCGAAGATCCTCAAGATCACCGGTGACTGGCAGACGTTCAAGGGGCTTCCGGGCACCGAGGGCACTCTGAAGGTCAAGGAGCCGAAGCGCGACAAGCTCGAGATCTTCAACGAGGCCCTCAAGGACGTTGCCAACGAGCCCAAGAGCGGCGCGACGACCAAGAAGGCCGCCAAGAAGACCGAGGCCAAGGCCGACGACGCCAAGACCGAGGACGCCAAGACCGAGGTCAAGGTTGACGAGAAGCCTGCCGTCGCTCCGGAGGAGACCAAGGTCGAGGAGACTCCGGCCGCGGTGCCCGCATCGGAGACGCCGGAGGGCGCCGCCGCCGAGGCCGAGGCTGCCGAGACCGTCACCGCTGACGACGCCGGTAAGAGCGAGGCCTGA
- a CDS encoding GNAT family protein: MTSISDLFPPLGLRATAGPVELRGIGDDDLVTLAELAVAGIHEPDRMPFFFPWTDVPADELPMQFVKYHWKSRAEWSPSSWELNLGVWFEGTLVGVQGVSTRDFLVTRAGETGSWLGQAQQGRGIGTAMRQAICALCFDHLGFTEITSGAFVDNPASLAVSRKVGYRLNGVRRLARRPGELAVNQGLVLSPDDFVRGEHSLEVTGADAVRRSIGLDSE, encoded by the coding sequence ATGACCTCGATAAGCGACCTGTTCCCGCCGCTCGGCCTGCGTGCCACGGCGGGCCCGGTCGAGCTCCGCGGGATCGGCGACGACGACCTAGTGACACTGGCCGAGCTGGCCGTCGCCGGCATCCACGAGCCCGACCGGATGCCGTTCTTCTTCCCGTGGACCGACGTGCCGGCCGACGAGCTGCCGATGCAGTTCGTCAAATACCACTGGAAGTCGCGTGCCGAGTGGAGCCCTTCGTCGTGGGAGCTGAATCTCGGTGTCTGGTTCGAGGGCACACTGGTCGGCGTACAGGGGGTCAGCACTCGTGACTTCCTGGTCACCCGCGCAGGCGAGACCGGCTCGTGGCTCGGGCAGGCGCAGCAGGGCAGGGGCATCGGCACCGCGATGCGGCAGGCGATCTGCGCCCTTTGCTTCGACCACCTCGGCTTCACCGAGATCACCTCCGGCGCGTTCGTCGACAACCCCGCGTCGCTCGCGGTGAGCCGGAAGGTCGGCTACCGCCTCAACGGCGTACGACGCCTCGCGCGGCGACCGGGTGAGCTGGCGGTCAACCAAGGTCTGGTGCTCTCGCCCGACGACTTCGTGCGCGGCGAGCACTCGCTGGAGGTGACCGGCGCGGACGCCGTACGACGGTCGATCGGGCTCGATTCGGAATGA
- a CDS encoding VOC family protein, with protein MTSPSISLRTVCLDCSDAHAMAGFYGALLGWEPTFTEPDWVLMRNPAGGVGLSFQAEPAYVAPTWPEAPGQQQKMIHLDVLVDDLEAALAVALAAGGRAAPYQPREDLRVVLDPSGHPLCLFLD; from the coding sequence GTGACCTCACCGAGCATCTCGCTGCGCACGGTCTGCCTCGACTGCTCCGACGCGCACGCGATGGCCGGGTTCTACGGCGCATTGCTGGGGTGGGAGCCGACCTTCACCGAGCCCGACTGGGTGCTGATGCGCAACCCCGCCGGGGGAGTGGGCCTCTCGTTCCAGGCCGAGCCCGCGTACGTCGCACCGACCTGGCCCGAGGCACCTGGCCAGCAGCAGAAGATGATCCACCTCGACGTGCTGGTCGACGACCTCGAGGCCGCCCTGGCAGTCGCACTCGCGGCGGGCGGCCGGGCTGCGCCGTACCAGCCGCGCGAGGACCTGCGGGTCGTGCTCGACCCCTCCGGGCACCCGCTCTGCCTGTTCCTCGACTGA
- a CDS encoding amidohydrolase family protein, whose protein sequence is MAVLKFSGPVLPDGEARDLYVVDGHVTYEPQAGAESVGDGWIVPGLVDAHCHIGLNDDGDAGAAEAETQAIADRDAGALLIRDCGSAHDTSWIHERDDLPRLIRCGRHIARTRRYIRNYAHEVEPDELTAYVEQEAKRGDGWVKLVGDWISRDTGDLEPSFPADAFTAAIQTAHALGAKVTAHCFGEGVLPGLIEAGIDCIEHGTGLSPDLVEAMAARHVALVPTVMQIDKFPQYADAGREKFPTYAGHITDLHARQRDTIMAAHEAGVPLYAGSDGGGVTAHGNIAGEVVAMAGLGLSAEYALGAASWRAREWLGRPAGLAEGTPADFVVYPTDPLADLSVLHTPSRVVLRGKVVA, encoded by the coding sequence ATGGCTGTCTTGAAGTTCTCAGGACCCGTCCTCCCCGACGGTGAGGCGCGTGACCTGTACGTCGTCGACGGGCACGTCACCTACGAGCCCCAGGCGGGGGCGGAGTCGGTCGGGGACGGCTGGATCGTCCCCGGGCTGGTCGACGCGCACTGCCACATCGGGCTCAACGACGACGGCGACGCGGGTGCCGCCGAGGCCGAGACGCAGGCGATCGCCGACCGTGACGCCGGCGCGCTGCTGATCCGCGACTGCGGCTCCGCCCACGACACCTCCTGGATCCACGAGCGCGACGACCTGCCCCGGCTGATCCGGTGCGGCCGGCACATCGCGCGCACCCGCCGCTACATCCGCAACTACGCACACGAGGTCGAGCCCGACGAGCTGACCGCGTACGTCGAGCAGGAGGCGAAGCGCGGCGACGGCTGGGTCAAGCTCGTCGGTGACTGGATCAGCCGCGACACCGGTGACCTCGAGCCGAGCTTCCCCGCCGACGCGTTCACCGCCGCGATCCAGACCGCACACGCACTGGGTGCGAAGGTGACCGCCCACTGCTTCGGCGAGGGCGTGCTGCCTGGCCTGATCGAGGCCGGCATCGACTGCATCGAGCACGGCACCGGCCTGTCGCCAGACCTCGTCGAGGCGATGGCCGCGCGCCACGTCGCGCTGGTGCCGACGGTGATGCAGATCGACAAGTTCCCCCAGTACGCCGACGCCGGCCGCGAGAAGTTCCCCACCTACGCCGGCCACATCACCGACCTTCACGCGCGCCAGCGCGACACGATCATGGCCGCCCACGAGGCCGGCGTGCCGCTGTACGCCGGCTCCGACGGCGGCGGCGTGACCGCCCACGGCAACATCGCCGGGGAGGTCGTTGCGATGGCCGGGCTGGGCCTGTCCGCGGAGTACGCGCTCGGCGCCGCGTCGTGGCGGGCCCGCGAGTGGCTGGGCCGGCCCGCTGGTCTCGCCGAGGGGACGCCGGCCGACTTCGTGGTCTACCCGACGGACCCGCTGGCAGACTTGTCGGTGCTGCACACACCCAGCCGCGTCGTACTCCGAGGCAAGGTCGTGGCGTGA
- a CDS encoding NYN domain-containing protein, producing the protein MTSVLVVDGANVIGSRPDGWWKDRGGAARRLHERLMVADLPHDEIVLVLEGAAKGGVKAGRDGHVRVVHAPRDGDSEIERVTSAAVESGAQVTVVTADRFLQSRVQGIGAMAMSPSWLLGQIG; encoded by the coding sequence ATGACCTCCGTGCTCGTCGTCGACGGCGCCAACGTCATCGGCTCGCGCCCGGACGGCTGGTGGAAGGACCGCGGTGGTGCCGCGCGGCGTCTGCACGAACGGCTGATGGTGGCCGACCTGCCTCACGACGAGATCGTGCTGGTGCTCGAGGGAGCCGCCAAGGGCGGTGTGAAGGCAGGCCGCGACGGGCACGTGCGCGTCGTACACGCTCCTCGTGACGGTGACAGCGAGATCGAACGCGTCACGTCCGCGGCAGTGGAGTCCGGTGCGCAGGTCACCGTGGTGACCGCCGACCGTTTCCTCCAGTCGAGAGTGCAGGGGATCGGCGCGATGGCGATGAGCCCGTCGTGGCTGCTGGGCCAGATCGGATAG
- the ffh gene encoding signal recognition particle protein, with product MFATLSDRLADTFKNLRGKGRLSEADIDATAREIRIALLEADVALPVVKEFVGAVKERARGEEVSGALNPGQQIIKIVNDELVSILGGETRRLRYAKTGPTVILLAGLQGAGKTTLAAKLALWLKDQGKTPMLVAADLQRPNAVQQLQVNGERVGVPVFAPEAGNGVGDPVAVAKASLEEAARKLHDVVIVDTAGRLGVDAELMQQASDIHDAVNPDEVLFVVDAMIGQDAVNTALAFLEGVGYDGVVLTKLDGDARGGAALSIASITGKPVMFASAGEKMTDFDLFHPDRMASRILDMGDMLTLIEQAEKTFDQEESSKAAEKLLGGGDFTLDDFLAQMQQMRKLGSMSKIMGMLPGMGQFREQLENFDEREIDRIQAMILSMTPAERDNPKMIDGSRRARIAKGSGVQVSDINQMVTRFFEARKMMQQMARGGGMPGMPGMPGLGGGAGKRQKGKPKPAKGRRVSGNPAKAAQEARAASEKPAAAAANPFGNPDEAGVDYEQAAAALNLPKDFSKFLK from the coding sequence TTGTTCGCCACTCTCTCCGACCGGCTTGCCGACACCTTCAAGAACCTGCGCGGCAAGGGACGCCTCTCCGAGGCCGACATCGACGCGACCGCGCGCGAGATCAGGATCGCGCTCCTCGAGGCCGACGTGGCACTGCCCGTGGTCAAGGAGTTCGTGGGCGCTGTCAAGGAACGGGCCCGCGGCGAAGAGGTCAGCGGTGCGCTGAACCCCGGCCAGCAGATCATCAAGATCGTCAATGATGAGCTCGTCTCGATCCTCGGCGGCGAGACGCGGCGGTTGCGCTACGCCAAGACCGGCCCGACCGTCATCCTGCTCGCCGGCCTCCAGGGTGCCGGCAAGACCACGCTCGCGGCCAAGCTCGCGCTGTGGCTCAAGGACCAGGGCAAGACGCCGATGCTCGTGGCGGCCGACCTTCAGCGCCCCAACGCCGTCCAGCAGCTCCAGGTCAACGGCGAGCGCGTCGGGGTGCCGGTGTTCGCCCCCGAGGCCGGCAACGGCGTCGGTGACCCGGTTGCCGTCGCCAAGGCCTCGCTCGAGGAGGCCGCCCGCAAGCTGCACGACGTCGTGATCGTCGACACCGCCGGCCGCCTGGGCGTCGACGCCGAGCTGATGCAGCAGGCCTCCGACATCCATGACGCGGTCAACCCCGACGAGGTCCTCTTCGTCGTCGACGCGATGATCGGCCAGGACGCCGTCAACACGGCGCTGGCGTTCCTCGAGGGCGTGGGGTACGACGGCGTCGTGCTCACCAAGCTCGACGGTGACGCCCGCGGTGGTGCCGCCCTGTCGATCGCGTCGATCACCGGCAAGCCGGTCATGTTCGCCTCCGCCGGCGAGAAGATGACCGACTTCGACCTCTTCCACCCCGACCGGATGGCCTCGCGCATCCTCGACATGGGCGACATGCTCACCCTGATCGAGCAGGCCGAGAAGACGTTCGACCAGGAGGAGTCGTCGAAGGCGGCCGAGAAGCTGCTCGGCGGCGGCGACTTCACCCTCGACGACTTCCTGGCGCAGATGCAGCAGATGCGCAAGCTCGGCTCGATGTCGAAGATCATGGGCATGCTGCCCGGGATGGGGCAGTTCCGCGAGCAGCTCGAGAACTTCGACGAGCGCGAGATCGACCGCATCCAGGCGATGATCTTGTCGATGACACCCGCCGAGCGGGACAACCCGAAGATGATCGACGGCTCGCGTCGCGCCCGCATCGCGAAGGGCTCGGGTGTCCAGGTCTCCGACATCAACCAGATGGTCACCCGGTTCTTCGAGGCCCGGAAGATGATGCAGCAGATGGCGCGCGGGGGCGGGATGCCCGGGATGCCCGGGATGCCTGGCCTCGGTGGCGGCGCCGGCAAGCGCCAGAAGGGCAAGCCGAAGCCCGCGAAGGGTCGCCGTGTCTCCGGCAACCCCGCCAAGGCGGCCCAGGAAGCCAGGGCGGCCTCCGAGAAGCCGGCCGCAGCTGCCGCCAACCCGTTCGGCAACCCCGACGAGGCCGGCGTGGACTACGAGCAGGCCGCGGCCGCCCTCAACCTGCCCAAGGACTTCTCCAAGTTCCTGAAATGA